The Nostoc sp. 'Lobaria pulmonaria (5183) cyanobiont' genome window below encodes:
- a CDS encoding TVP38/TMEM64 family protein, which translates to MWNLKAGILLLTLSCIIATGIAVYLLGGIEPSQIQALLKSSGIWAPIIYIALYIVATMLVLPSTVLNLTGGAIFGPWLGTVWTSVGAIIAAIIAFVFTRTIGRQTVAKRLAGRWQAMDAEVRRGGLFYMFAIRLVPIMPYGLVNFVAGLTSIGFKDYVLGTTLGTVPSVLPFVLLGSSGLKAVNTGDFLPLILALGLTGTLVAGSTWYRHRRTFPKKAVESLKESDSSDNVDPKNK; encoded by the coding sequence GTGTGGAACTTGAAAGCTGGTATCTTACTACTCACACTGAGTTGTATCATTGCAACTGGTATAGCAGTATATCTTCTTGGTGGCATTGAACCATCACAAATCCAAGCCTTGCTGAAATCTTCTGGTATCTGGGCACCTATTATTTATATTGCTTTATATATTGTGGCAACTATGTTAGTTTTGCCCTCAACGGTGCTTAATTTGACTGGAGGTGCGATTTTTGGCCCTTGGCTGGGTACTGTCTGGACTAGTGTTGGAGCTATCATTGCAGCGATAATTGCCTTTGTTTTTACTCGGACTATTGGACGCCAAACAGTTGCAAAACGATTAGCAGGACGCTGGCAAGCTATGGATGCTGAGGTGCGTCGTGGAGGGCTTTTTTATATGTTTGCCATCCGATTGGTACCGATCATGCCCTATGGTTTGGTCAACTTTGTCGCTGGACTAACTTCGATCGGTTTTAAAGATTATGTTCTCGGTACAACACTTGGTACTGTTCCCAGCGTCTTACCTTTTGTACTATTGGGTAGTTCTGGTCTGAAGGCGGTGAATACAGGCGATTTTTTGCCGCTAATACTTGCATTAGGTTTAACTGGAACGCTGGTAGCAGGGTCTACTTGGTATCGCCATCGTCGGACTTTTCCCAAAAAAGCTGTAGAAAGTCTTAAAGAATCAGATTCTTCAGATAACGTCGACCCGAAGAATAAATAA